One Falco biarmicus isolate bFalBia1 chromosome 9, bFalBia1.pri, whole genome shotgun sequence genomic region harbors:
- the LOC130154935 gene encoding endogenous retrovirus group K member 7 Gag polyprotein-like produces the protein MGITASVVEKAIVDNLMKLAEKTETPVSRQAVVDLLCWSRRRGYLASTQDVYNNETWKKVGEDLWESVQVGTKGVKTLARTYRAVRGMVAQLHGEAQVAAAVKAAVRSPSDPAAQWEEEPEGQPPCENPPDYTSKAYPVLTTAERIAWGLDDELPPWCPEKEQTASGRQTLVPVTGCKSAGMGTTQPTAPLKEEMETEPEPFNNLPPLPPESGSLYSSDEEGAPTPYSALRKQLREQEKKMSDLLHHMERLDKDSKKKDVKKAYKSAHKAIIEGLEALGDKIERDACAVPIDPNFDPRRRYRGLVENCSIEGDFSFTPLAAPVVLRQGQPTWEPLDWKLVQGIQKAIMQYGHNNKLVRNQVTALIKYTELVPADLRAVMELILSPTTFMLWLAKWQENLELKLIDNIHLPQGDPLRVAPLDALMGTGPYRDGAAQAALHTRVLQQSKQAGLAAFLALPQLHTPTLPYTKILQKPNESFFSFVDKLREAIDNAPNVTPDLKIILTKEIAVQNANATCKQLIASLPPGASITQMIEACARAPLVEEEAKAKIHANALAVALNNNKVHGRGDRGSRPKCYQCGQEGHFKRDCKKNLGDKSLLNGNCLRCQKFGHKAADCRSKFKKDGTPLSVPGNGNSRVLRDAAKKYPQNPTKSMAASASCVQPPEEVQESIWPWQNP, from the coding sequence atgggaatcactgcatcagtggtggaaaaagcaatcgTAGACAAtttgatgaaactggcagaaaaaactgaaacgccagtctcacggcaggcagtagttgatctgctatgttggagtcgccgccgtggttaccttgcttctacgcaagatgtatataataatgaaacatggaagaaagtaggagaggacttatgggaatctgtgcaagttgggaCTAAGGGGGTAAAGACTTTGGCTCGCACGTATCGAGCGGTACGGGGCATGGTCGCGCAGTTACACGGTGAGGCGCAAGTCGCTGCAGCTGTTAAAGCTGCAGTGCGGTCTCCCAGCGATCCTGCTGCTCAGTGGGAGGAAGAGCCAGAGGGACAGCCTCCGTGTGAAAATCCCCCCGATTATACATCCAAAGCTTATCCAGTACTGACTACTGCTGAACGAATAGCGTGGGGATTAGATGATGAACTGccaccctggtgtcctgaaaaggaacaaacGGCAAGCGGCAGACAGACATTAGTACCGGTAACTGGCTGTAAGTCTGCTGGGATGGGAACAACACAGCCCACAGCTCCTCTTAAGGAGGAAATGGAGACTGAGCCTGAACCGTTTAACAATCTGCCTCCTTTACCTCCCGAAAGTGGCAGTCTTTACAGTAGTGATGAGGAGGGAGCACCGACGCCTTATTCGGCATTACGGAAACAGCTGCgagagcaggaaaagaagatgtCCGACCTATTACATCATATGGAGAGGCTCGACAAGGACtctaaaaagaaagatgttaaaaaagCGTATAAAAGTGCCCATAAGGCTATAATTGAGGGGTTAGAGGCTCTGGGGGATAAAATTGAACGGGATGCGTGCGCGGTACCTATAGACCCTAATTTTGATCCTCGAAGGCGATACAGGGGCCTGGTAGAGAATTGTAGCATAGAAGGGGATTTTTCGTTTACCCCATTAGCTGCCCCTGTAGTGTTGCGTCAGGGTCAACCGACATGGGAACCCCTGGATTGGAAATTGGTGCAGGGTATTCAAAAAGCTATAATGCAATATGGTCATAATAATAAGCTAGTGAGAAATCAGGTAACAGCCTTAATTAAGTATACTGAGTTGGTGCCAGCCGACTTAAGAGCAGTTATGGAGCTTATCCTGTCTCCAACAACATTCATGCTTTGGTTAGCAAAGTGGCAGGAAAATCTAGAGTTGAAACTTATAGATAATATTCATTTGCCACAAGGGGATCCTTTACGAGTAGCGCCGTTAGATGCCTTAATGGGTACGGGTCCTTATCGTGATGGAGCTGCACAAGCAGCGTTACATACCAGAGTATTACAACAATCGAAACAAGCTGGGTTAGCAGCTTTCTTGGCGCTACCTCAATTGCATACGCCAACCTTACCATATacaaaaattttgcaaaaacCTAATGAAtccttttttagttttgttgaCAAGTTAAGAGAGGCCATTGATAATGCTCCTAACGTCACTCCAgatctcaaaattattttgactaaAGAAATCGCTGTACAAAATGCAAATGCCACTTGTAAACAACTTATAGCATCCTTACCCCCTGGGGCATCCATCACTCAGATGATAGAGGCATGCGCAAGGGCTCCTTTGGTTGAGGAAGAGGCCAAGGCAAAAATACATGCCAATGCTCTAGCAGTAGCtctaaacaacaacaaagtgcACGGCCGAGGGGATCGGGGATCTAGGCCAAAATGTTATCAATGTGGACAGGAAGGTCACTTTAAACGTGACTGCAAAAAGAATCTAGGAGACAAGTCTTTGTTGAATGGAAATTGTTTGCGTTGTCAAAAATTTGGTCATAAAGCGGCCGATTGTCgctcaaaatttaaaaaagatggTACACCCCTTTCTGTTCCGGGAAACGGGAACAGCCGCGTTCTGAGGGACGCGGCCAAGAAATATCCCCAGAACCCAACAAAGTCCATGGCTGCCTCGGCGAGCTGTGTTCAGCCACCAGAGGAAGTGCAGGAGTCGATCTGGCCGTGGCAGAACCCATAA